A genomic region of Trifolium pratense cultivar HEN17-A07 linkage group LG3, ARS_RC_1.1, whole genome shotgun sequence contains the following coding sequences:
- the LOC123918248 gene encoding probable histone H2B.1 yields MAPKGEKKPAEKKPAEEKKSTVAEKAPAEKKPKAGKKLPKESGSSAGEKKKKRSKKSVETYKIYIFKVLKQVHPDIGISSKAMGIMNSFINDIFEKLAQESSRLARYNKKPTITSREIQTAVRLVLPGELAKHAVSEGTKAVTKFTSS; encoded by the coding sequence ATGGCACCAAAAGGAGAGAAGAAGCCAGCAGAGAAGAAACCAGCAGAAGAGAAGAAATCAACAGTAGCAGAGAAAGCACCAGCGGAGAAGAAGCCAAAGGCCGGAAAAAAGCTACCAAAAGAAAGCGGTTCTTCCGCCggagagaagaaaaagaagagaagcaAGAAGAGCGTTGAAACTTACAAGATCTACATCTTCAAGGTTCTGAAACAAGTTCACCCTGATATTGGTATTTCAAGTAAAGCTATGGGAATAATGAACAGTTTCATCAATGATATTTTTGAGAAACTTGCTCAAGAATCTTCTAGACTTGCTAGGTATAACAAGAAGCCAACTATTACTTCTAGGGAAATTCAAACTGCTGTTAGACTTGTTTTGCCTGGTGAATTGGCTAAACATGCTGTTTCTGAGGGTACTAAAGCTGTTACTAAGTTTACTAGTTCTTGA
- the LOC123913370 gene encoding protein INVOLVED IN DE NOVO 2-like, with protein MLTWKPKLKDIKEFFDEWKEKHRDEMQSSESEEEQHRPLGWIAKDKQRFKEKLCAKTIELEKLELEIRNLNASLNLLKDLEIEELRKRLDVLMMDLRDREDSLHKLEESNKRLIIKESKSNDELQYARKTLIDIIKEISTNDNHIGVKIMGEFNTKPFIDAMEKRYDKHEAEIIGPKLYSLWKENIKDPNWNPFKVVLVDGVAKIELHNPKRSRKGQLIVISDDEDDE; from the exons ATGCTTACGTGGAAGCCTAAATTGAAAG ATATCAAAGAGTTCTTTGATGAGTGGAAGGAGAAGCACCGTGATGAAATGCAAAGTTCTGAATCTGAAGAAGAACAACACCGTCCTCTTGGATGGATTGCCAAAGATAAACAACGTTTCAAG GAAAAACTATGTGCTAAAACAATTGAGCTTGAAAAGCTGGAATTGGAGATTCGGAACCTAAATGCATCGCTAAATCTGTTGAAGGACTTAGAAATTGAAGAGCTTAGGAAGAGGTTAGATGTTTTGATGATGGATTTAAGGGACAGAGAGGATTCACTTCATAAGTTAGAAGAATCTAACAAAAGACTAATCATTAAGGAGAGTAAGAGTAATGACGAGTTGCAATATGCTCGAAAAACATTAATTGAT ATCATTAAAGAAATATCAACTAACGATAACCATATTGGTGTGAAGATAATGGGGGAATTCAATACCAAACCATTCATTGATGCTATGGAGAAAAGGTACGATAAGCATGAAGCTGAAATTATAGGTCCAAAACTATACTCACTGTGGAAAGAGAATATAAAGGACCCAAATTGGAATCCATTCAAAGTTGTTTTAGTTGATGGGGTAGCTAAG ATTGAATTGCACAACCCGAAAAGGAGTCGAAAAGGGCAATTGATTGTGATAAGtgatgatgaggatgatgaATAA
- the LOC123918249 gene encoding uncharacterized protein LOC123918249 → MKSGNYRSFEIPMDLKNTTSNEMVLSDNFAQFLSMTNHSTVKLCGPLDQVILCNLQINKEDDLTAKFVDGWSTFCEVNKIVAENLLEFKSDGIMQTNVLIVNHI, encoded by the exons ATGAAATCTGGAAACTATCGATCTTTTGAAATTCCAATGGATCTAAAAAACACAACATCAAATGAAATG gTACTATCTGATAATTTTGCCCAATTTCTCTCAATGACTAATCATTCTACAGTAAAACTTTGTGGACCTTTAGATCAAGTAATCCTTTGCAATTTACAAATCAACAAGGAGGACGATTTAACTGCTAAATTTGTCGATGGCTGGTCTACTTTTTGTGAAGTGAACAAGATTGTTGCCGAAAATCTTCTTGAGTTTAAAAGTGATGGAATTATGCAAACAAATGTACTTATTGTCAATCATATCTAA